One genomic region from Paroceanicella profunda encodes:
- a CDS encoding pyridoxal phosphate-dependent aminotransferase produces MRYASITKRLEGLGSGKWAVHRAGRRRMAEGHDVIELTIGEPDIAPDPGLLQACSDALFAGRIRYSDGRGEPALLDALAAKYTARTGRNFTRGNFMCFPGTQTALSVVMQGLVEAGDEVLVGDPYYATYEGVIRATGAAVVPVPLRPEAGFHLDAQDLAAAVTPRSRVVLLNSPHNPTGAVLSAAQIAAIGAVARAHDLWIVCDEVYELLIHHGTFASPLDNPDLAARSIAVSSISKSNAAPGLRSGWAAAPAEAIDTLLPVAETMLFGNQPFIADATAHALTSPAGISGRMTASYRARADAAIEILSAGPGLRPLRPEAGMFLFLDIRGTGVDDARFATGLMEAEDVSVMPGTAFGAGGAGFVRLSLTVPDARLAEACRRILRHAGRCTPARTATPASAGRA; encoded by the coding sequence ATGCGCTACGCGTCGATCACGAAACGCCTCGAGGGGCTCGGCTCGGGCAAATGGGCCGTCCATCGCGCCGGGCGCCGGCGCATGGCCGAGGGGCACGACGTGATCGAGCTCACCATCGGCGAGCCCGACATCGCCCCCGATCCGGGCCTGCTGCAGGCCTGCTCGGACGCGCTTTTCGCCGGGCGCATCCGCTACTCCGACGGCCGGGGCGAACCCGCGCTGCTGGACGCGCTGGCAGCCAAATACACCGCGCGGACCGGGCGCAACTTCACCCGGGGCAATTTCATGTGCTTCCCCGGAACGCAGACCGCGCTGTCAGTGGTGATGCAGGGACTGGTGGAGGCCGGCGACGAGGTGCTGGTGGGCGACCCCTACTACGCCACCTACGAGGGTGTGATCCGCGCCACCGGCGCCGCGGTCGTGCCCGTGCCGCTGCGCCCGGAGGCCGGGTTCCACCTCGACGCGCAGGACCTTGCCGCCGCCGTCACGCCGCGCAGCCGGGTGGTCCTGCTGAACTCGCCGCACAACCCCACCGGCGCCGTGCTCTCCGCCGCGCAGATCGCCGCGATCGGCGCGGTGGCCCGGGCGCACGACCTCTGGATCGTCTGCGACGAGGTCTACGAACTGCTGATCCACCACGGCACCTTCGCCTCGCCGCTCGACAACCCGGACCTCGCCGCGCGCAGCATCGCCGTGTCCTCGATCTCGAAATCCAACGCCGCGCCGGGGCTGCGCAGCGGCTGGGCGGCGGCGCCGGCGGAGGCGATCGACACGCTGCTGCCGGTGGCCGAGACCATGCTCTTCGGCAACCAGCCCTTCATCGCCGACGCCACCGCCCATGCGCTGACCAGCCCGGCGGGCATCTCCGGGCGCATGACCGCGAGCTACCGCGCCCGCGCCGACGCGGCGATCGAAATCCTCTCGGCCGGCCCGGGCCTGCGACCGCTCCGGCCCGAGGCCGGGATGTTCCTGTTCCTCGACATCCGCGGCACCGGCGTGGACGACGCGCGCTTCGCCACCGGGCTGATGGAGGCCGAGGATGTCTCGGTGATGCCCGGCACCGCCTTCGGCGCCGGCGGGGCGGGCTTCGTGCGCCTGAGCCTCACCGTGCCGGACGCGCGCCTGGCCGAGGCCTGTCGGCGCATCCTGCGCCACGCCGGGCGCTGCACCCCCGCGCGAACCGCGACACCCGCATCCGCCGGACGCGCCTGA